One Lachnospiraceae bacterium C1.1 genomic region harbors:
- a CDS encoding class I adenylate-forming enzyme family protein, which yields MKITIPEKIYNYSKDESHSNKLAVADSKKSLSYSELWSDISGFSDHLSSLGLSKGDFCLLHCSQNVEYITALFALQLLGAIPVPVEDGAGAERIDEMLNDTGAKFFITHKVNREDIKCISMEEALLHSDNNQNRTFDFSLETDTAEILFSTGTTGKSKGIELTHSSNTAIAENVIQGVNMSPDNIELVPMPLSHSHGIRRAYANFYNGSSVVLINGVMQMKIFYELMDRYHVTAIDMSPSILNIIFKLSKDRIGNYKDSLDYIQIGSAALTEEDKEHLSSLLPNTRLYNFYGTTESGCSCILDFNEMKNIKGCIGRPAVNAKFIFVDENRNPVNATAENPGFIATSGAINMKGYFKAKELTDSVMANGFIYTNDLGYTDESGLIYYIGRSDDVINCAGVKISPDEIEKTASDFPGIKDCACIPIADKIQGQVPKLIISLEDISLADDLSGFKNYLKEKLDGNKYPKKIEIIDEVPRTSNGKLQRKKLIEREKSL from the coding sequence ATGAAAATCACTATTCCTGAAAAAATATACAATTATTCAAAAGATGAATCCCATTCAAATAAACTCGCTGTCGCTGACAGTAAAAAATCACTCAGTTATTCCGAGCTCTGGTCTGATATCAGCGGTTTTTCAGATCATCTATCTTCCCTGGGTCTTTCAAAAGGCGATTTCTGTCTGCTCCACTGCTCACAGAACGTTGAATATATCACGGCATTATTCGCTCTTCAACTACTCGGAGCAATCCCCGTACCCGTAGAAGATGGTGCAGGTGCAGAACGCATTGACGAAATGCTTAATGACACCGGAGCAAAATTCTTTATAACACACAAAGTAAACAGGGAAGATATAAAATGTATTTCTATGGAAGAAGCTCTTCTTCATTCCGATAATAACCAGAACAGAACTTTCGACTTTTCTTTAGAAACTGACACTGCAGAAATACTGTTTTCCACAGGAACTACAGGAAAATCAAAAGGAATCGAACTTACACATTCTTCAAATACAGCCATCGCTGAAAATGTTATCCAGGGCGTAAATATGAGTCCTGACAATATAGAACTGGTTCCAATGCCGCTTTCCCACAGTCACGGGATCCGTCGTGCTTATGCTAACTTCTATAATGGAAGCTCTGTTGTCCTTATAAACGGCGTTATGCAGATGAAGATCTTCTATGAACTCATGGACAGATATCATGTTACAGCCATTGATATGTCTCCTTCTATATTAAACATTATTTTCAAGCTCTCAAAAGACAGAATAGGCAATTATAAGGACAGCCTTGACTATATTCAGATAGGAAGTGCCGCCCTTACAGAAGAGGATAAAGAGCACTTAAGCAGTCTTCTTCCAAATACAAGACTTTATAATTTCTATGGCACAACAGAATCCGGCTGCTCATGTATTCTCGATTTCAATGAAATGAAGAATATAAAAGGCTGTATCGGAAGACCGGCCGTTAATGCAAAATTCATTTTCGTTGATGAGAATCGCAATCCGGTCAATGCTACGGCTGAAAATCCCGGTTTTATCGCAACCTCAGGTGCTATTAATATGAAGGGATATTTCAAGGCAAAAGAGCTTACTGATTCCGTTATGGCAAATGGATTTATTTATACCAACGATCTGGGATACACTGATGAAAGCGGTCTCATCTATTACATTGGAAGAAGTGACGATGTCATCAACTGCGCAGGCGTTAAAATAAGCCCTGATGAAATAGAAAAAACCGCTTCTGATTTTCCGGGTATCAAGGATTGTGCTTGCATTCCGATTGCAGACAAGATCCAAGGACAGGTTCCGAAGCTTATCATCTCTCTTGAAGATATCTCTCTTGCAGATGATCTCAGCGGATTTAAGAATTACTTAAAGGAAAAATTAGACGGTAATAAATACCCCAAGAAAATTGAAATAATAGACGAAGTTCCAAGAACTTCAAACGGAAAGCTCCAGCGCAAAAAGCTCATCGAGCGTGAGAAATCACTCTAA
- a CDS encoding glycosyltransferase family 2 protein: protein MKKVSCIITSYKREGKILRRALRSVLEQTWENIEVLVVDDNRGKGSEVYSEEIMKITDEAGDKVRYLKSEEPRGAQAARNTGIKNATGEYVAFLDDDDEWMPEKIKKQVELMEKETDAGLCYCDGFRVNDNTNPPTVKRRFNIGFKTRVSYKDMLSSDEIGSTSQAMIRKKVFDEVGGFDLSFPARQDYEMWLRITKKYPAVGINEPLFKYHVGANGQVSKNWKKCIEGHELLYRKYKADIDHIEKARFNVAFYLAHYYRMDGQNLRALLQYAKSFFISPAGFFEKGKIKIGQMKSK from the coding sequence ATGAAAAAAGTAAGCTGCATTATAACTAGCTATAAAAGAGAAGGAAAAATTCTTAGGCGGGCTTTAAGGAGTGTTTTGGAGCAGACCTGGGAAAATATAGAGGTACTCGTCGTTGACGATAACCGTGGAAAGGGTTCGGAAGTCTACAGCGAGGAAATAATGAAGATCACCGATGAAGCAGGTGATAAGGTAAGATACCTTAAAAGTGAAGAGCCACGAGGTGCACAGGCTGCCAGAAATACCGGAATAAAGAATGCGACCGGAGAATATGTTGCATTTCTCGATGATGATGATGAGTGGATGCCTGAAAAGATCAAAAAGCAGGTAGAGCTTATGGAAAAGGAAACTGATGCCGGGCTCTGCTATTGTGATGGTTTCAGAGTTAATGACAATACCAATCCGCCAACCGTCAAAAGACGTTTTAATATAGGATTCAAAACCCGTGTAAGCTATAAGGACATGCTTTCTTCCGATGAGATCGGTTCTACTTCACAGGCAATGATAAGAAAAAAAGTCTTTGATGAAGTCGGAGGCTTCGATCTGAGCTTCCCGGCAAGACAGGACTATGAAATGTGGCTAAGAATAACTAAAAAATATCCTGCCGTGGGTATTAATGAACCTCTGTTTAAGTACCATGTCGGAGCCAACGGACAGGTATCCAAAAACTGGAAAAAATGTATTGAAGGACATGAACTTTTATATAGAAAATACAAGGCTGATATAGATCATATTGAAAAAGCCAGATTCAACGTTGCTTTTTACCTGGCTCATTACTATAGAATGGACGGTCAAAATTTAAGAGCTCTTCTTCAATATGCAAAATCCTTCTTTATTTCTCCTGCAGGATTTTTCGAAAAAGGCAAAATTAAGATTGGACAGATGAAATCTAAATAA